Part of the Woronichinia naegeliana WA131 genome, AAAATAGACTGAGGCTCCTTCCCCTAAGGCCCAGGTATAGGCCGCCGCCCAGGAAACCGCTACCACCGATCCAAATCCTGGTATGAATTTAATCAATTCCCGCCCCACCGCCTGGGCCAAAAAGCCACCGGCGATCGCACTGACAATCATCCGTGTCAACTTAAAGGAATGGGTTCCCAAATTTGTTGATTGAGAGCGGCCTTTTCTCGATGTCGCTTTCTCTCAGCTTTGACCAAACCAAATAACTTAGCACGTTCAGCCAGATAGGTTACTGTATCAGGCTTTTCTCCTCTAGCAATAGCCTTCGCTACATAGTATAGACTCCGAAACACCATCTCTACTGAGATTTTTTCTTTCGGTTGATTTAGAGCAATCGCCACTTCCCCTACCAATTGATTTAAGACCGTATAGAAAATCAAAGTGCAAATAATCTGGATTTGGACACCATTCTTATTCCCTACCCATAAATAGGCTAGTCCTAAAAGTCTTTTCGTTAATAAAAAGGCTTCTTCGATTGTCCATCGTCTTCGATATAAATCACAGACCTCTTCGGCGGACAGTTGTTCGGGAGACAACACATTTGTTAAATACTGATACCAGATTGTTCCCCATAATACTGAGACTAATCTCACCGGATGCTTGCAAGGATTAGAACGGTAATTTCCCATAATGATAATCTCATCTCTGTAATGACTACCTTGAGACAATACTTGTTTGGTTTTGTAAGATGTACCCGCTCTAAATCTGGTTAGAAAAAACTTTTTAGCTTCTGTTAACAAATCAAACCACACAAAGCTAAAAAATCCCATATCTACGAGAATTAAACCATTTTCTGGTAATTTAGCTGCCAATTCTTCACACCATATTTTATCATTTGATTTATCATTTTCTGTGTACCATAAAGTAACGGGTCTTTGGGTAAAGGCTTCCACTACCATCATTATTTTACCCCCCAATTTACTCTTTTCTTCTTTACTTATTTTCATATTTTTCCTTATCTGCTCTAGCGTTGAGCCATCTGCTATCCACACTGCACTAAACTTTTCTCTTATTTTTTCCCATTTTTCTCCTACTTGGAGCTTCTTCCCTTTTTCGGCTGCTTTTTCTAACACTCCTTTTAGTAATATTGCAAATATTTCGGCTGGCACATTCATCATTCTTTTTGATACTGCCTGTTTGCTTACTTTTAATGATGCTACCCATAGCAATCCCTCTTCCTCTAACAGTCTTACCGCTTCACTTATACCCGCTATTTGACGATACACTATACTTAACACTAATGCCACCATTACTGGTAAATTTAGCACCCTATCTCTCATCATTTTCTCATGAGTTCCCTGTAAATATTTTAATGGTGTAAACATTGTGGGTTCTAGTAATTCAAACAACTCTTTTGTTATTTCAGGGATTTCTACCCCTGGCTGATTTGTCTTACGACGTAAGTCTGGGTTTCCTTTTCTCCGAGGATGTTGTCTTGCCATTTGTTTTTTGCTCACTTTTTTATATACTAACCTTTTTTTCAGCCTACTCTTACTTCCGCCTGCTTTTAGGCTAATCTTTTGTGAGTAGGCATTTTGGCTTAAGTTGACACCAATGACTGACAATGCCCCCTGCTTGGGAAGGCGAGAGAATTTGACCATAAAGTTTTCCTAAAACCCCTACCAGAGAAACCTGAAGTGCTGTCAAAACAGGCATCGTTGCAAAAGGTAAGGGGACAGCCGCCAACGTTGCCGCCATAATGGCAAAGGCCAAACTATAACGTCGAGCCACATCTCGATAGAGATTTCCCAATTGTTTACTGGTTTCCCCCGCCAGGAGTTGATGAATTGCCCTGGCCTCGGCTTCTGGCAACAATTCTGCTAAGGTATCGCGCAGCGTTTCCAGTCCATAAAATATTGGTTGATAACCATCTTCTTCCAGGGTAAAGTCAATTAGAATAGCTCGATCATAAAAGGGCGAAAAATTTTCTTGAATGGCAGTAAAAGCCCGTTGAATTTCGGCTAAATCAGGAGGATAGGGGGGATGCTCAAAATTTAAATTAGGATAAACTTCATGGAGACAAGTTACTGCCAATAAACAGGGAATTTGAGCATACTGACGACGTAATTGACTAATAATATTGCGAAGACTATCCGTCGCAAAATCAGTAATTTTAACCGTCAAAATTAAAACCCTAGCGCGTTGCCTATCTGTCTCTAATTCCTTAAGTAAATCGGTAATTAAGGCCTCTGTATTTTGATTGAGATCTCCTAAGCCAACAGTATCGGTAAAAATTAATAAGGGGAGATCCTGAGCCGGATAGGTATAGCGTTGGGTGTATTGTGTATGGGGTCGAAAGCCTTGACCAATAATGTCTGGGGAAACTCCCGTCAAACCTTGCACAATCGAACTTTTCCCCGCCTGGGGTTTGCCAATTAATAAAGCTTCTGTGGTGGGTAACTCGGCTCGAACCTTGTCTAGAATTTCAGCAATCTGTTCTTCATTGACCGAAAAACTTTTGAGTATTCCTTGAGTCAGCTTTTCAATCGGCCGCAGTTTATGTAGTCCGGTAGTTGTGGTGTTCCAAAGGTTAGCAAGATGGTTGACCCAAGCTGACTTGATCGCCGTGGGAAGACTTTCTTCCTCGTTATCAGGCTCCGAAGGGCGATCGCCTTGAGATAAGTCTAGTTGTACCTGAGGAGATTTCTCTGTCATTGCGCTGAAGGATAGGGAAGAGGGCTTAAAGGAGAAGATTCTAGTGCGGTTACTATCTGACTAATACCAAAGAACAACTTTCGCTGTTTTTCTTCACAGTAAGGGGCGATCGCTGTTTATATTTATCGGTAAGGGGCGATCGCTTTTCTTCTTAATAAGGGAAGGGGCGATCACATTCTACTGTATCGGTAAGGGGCGATCGCTGTTTATATTTATCGGTAATAGGCGATCGCTGTTTATCTATATTGGTAAGGGGGCGATCGCTTTTTTCTGCTGGCTGTAAAAGATAATTTTCTACTCATCAGAGTTTGTAACAAAATTTAACATTTGGCTCTAACCCTTATATCTACTAGCTTTGTAGTAGTTGACCGTTAGAACAGGACTTGCTTTTTCTGTCCCTATTGGTAAACTGTCGAAAGTTGGCCCGCTAGAATACTGTCTCCTCGTAAATTTGTTTGTCAAAATCTGTTTTAAATTTAGTTTATTTTTATCATGACCATCAACTCTGCCTTGACCCTTGCCTATAACCAACTCACCGCTGTTGCGGGTTTCGATGACTTCTGGGGACGTTTTGATACGGCTTTTGGAACCAATTATGATCGCGCACTAGTGGTCTGTCAATCTTGAAATGAGGGGCTACAAGAACCCGTAAGTCTATTTTGGCAAGGCTTTGAGAATCTAGCAACCCATCAAAATAAAGTTGACGTGCCACTAGCTTTAACCTTTCAGTCGCAATGGTTGGCAGGAGATTTTAGTCAGTTTCCGGCGAGCGCGGCGGTGAGTAATGGGGTGTTGGGAATGGCTAATAGGGCCTATGGCAGCAGTAATAATATGAGATTATTCCTCTTGCCTCTACTAAGCAAATGACTCCCAAAATACACTTTATTTCTGGACTTCCCCGTTCTGGTTCTACTCTTCTCTCCGCTTTACTTCGCCAAAATCCCCGTTTTCATGCCAATATGTCTAGTCCTGTTGGTGGGCTAGTCAACACAATGTTAAACGCAATGAGTGAAGATAATGAATTTTCTATGTTCCTTTCAACAGAACAAAAACAGGCATTAGTCTTAGGTATTTTTTCTGCCTATTATCAGTCCCAGACAGATAAATCCATTATTTTTGATACTAACCGTCTCTGGTGTAGTAAGTTACCCCTTATTAACAAGCTATTTCCTGACGCAAAAATGATTTGCTGTGTTCGTAATGTGGCATGGATTATGGACAGTATTGAAAAATTAATCAGAAAGAATGTTTTTGATGTATCTCGTTTGTTTAACAACGTCGGTGAACGGGCAACAGTTTACACTCGCACTGAAGCATTAGGTCAAGGAGGGCGGCTGGTTGGTTTTGCTCATAATGCCTTAAAAGAAGCTTTTTATGGTGAATATAGTTCTTCTTTACTGTTGGTCGATTATGATATTTTGACCCAAGCACCAGAGAACACCCTATCTCTTATTTATCAATTTTTAGACCAGGAACCCTATCGTCATGATTTTGAAAATGTACACTACGAAGCCTCTGAATTCGATAATCGGCTCCATACCCAGGGACTGCACCATGTTCGACCCAAGGTAGAATTTCAACCTCGTTCAACTATTTTACCCCCCGATTTATTTGCTCAATTCTCGCGATTATCCTTTTGGCAGAATCCGAGTAATAGTCTAGCCAATGTGATTGTTGCCCAATCATCAGTCTCATCAGCTAACAAAACTTAAGCCAATGTTCTTAAACTTGTATTTATTTATTGAAATCTAATTAGGAAAACTCTCATGGCAAACTTCATCGTCAATCAAACCCTCGATAACGGACTCGGAAATACAGTCGGTACCCTTAGTTATGCAATTCTTCAGGCCAACCAGTTAGCGGGAGATGACATTATCACCCTTAATAATAATGTCCGTCTCACTCAGGAAATGCTTTCCATCAGTAGCAACATTAATATAGTAGGGAACGGCTTTAGTCTTAGTGGAGATGCTAATGGGAACGGTATTAATGATTTTGGAGATGTTCGAGGGTTATCTATAAGCTCTGGAATTGTGAATATTTCTAGTCTCACGATTACCAATGGACGGTCTCAAGGTCAAAATGGCTCCGATGGTGGCGATGGTGCTAATGGCGGTTATTTTGGTGGTTATGACGGCTATGGTTATGGTGGCTATTATCCCGTCAGTGGCGGTGGCGGCGGTGGCGGTGGCGGCGGTGGTGCTGGTATGGGAGGAGGGTTATTTATTTACGATGGCACTGTTACCTTAAACTCTGTAAACTTTAGCAATAATGCAGCCATTGGTGGCAATGGTGGCAACGGTGGTAATGGTGGTGGTAGCGGTGGTAGTGGTGGACCTGGTGGCTCTGGTGGTAGTGGTGGCTCTGGCTCTGGTGGTTATAGTAGCAATGGTGGCTATGGTGGCTATGGTGGCTATGGTGGTGGTTTTTTTAGTGGCGATGGTGGCAAGGGTGGCAATGGCGGGGGCTATGGTGGTCGCTATGGCGGCAATGGTGGCTATGGTAGCTTTGGTACCTATGGTATCTTTGGTGGCGATGGTGGTGGTGGTGGTGCTGCTGCTGGTCTTGGTGGTGGTATATTTATGCGTAGTGGTGCTCTTACCCTTATTAATACTAACTTTACTAATAACACAGCTGCAGGTGGCTCTGGTGGGAGTGGTGGCTATTATGGGGATGGCTCTGATGGCTCTGGTCTAGGAGGAGGGCTCTTTATCCTACAAGGTCTCACGACTGTTTCTTCTGTTGGTTCACCTACTTTCTCTGGCAATAGTGCCACAGATGATGACGGAACAGAGACTAATAACGATGACTTTTTCGGAAACATCAGTATTGTTCCTGCCAATGTTACTCTAGCCGTTTCTTCAGTCGGTGTACTAGAAAACGGAACAACTAATCTAGTTTATACCTTCACCCGCACAGGCCCAACAACCAACGCCTTAACTGTTAATTACAGCATTACAGGAACCGCCGATGCTACCGACTACACAGGGGCAACTCCAGGCACAGGGAAAACGATTACCTTCGCAGCCGGTTCAGCAACAGCAACCTTAACCATAGATCCCACTGCCGATACCACCATCGAAGCCAACGAAACCGTAGCCCTGACTTTAACAACTGGTACGGGCTATGTTATTGGAACCACTGCGGCTGTCACGGGAACTATTACCAACGATGATTTTCCGACCCTCTCCATTAATGACATCACCGTTGTCGAAGGTAAAGATGCCAGTGCTTTCCTAACTGTTAGCCTCAGTGAGCCCATCAACCAAACTGTCAGCGTTAACTATACTATCACCGCCATTAATGCTACTGCCGGCAGTGACTATACTACCACGAGTGGAACCCTAACTCTAGCCCCAAATAGTACTTTCGTTACAATCAGCATTCCCATCCTCAACGATGACATTAACGAAAGCCTTGAAGCCTTTACTGTCGCCCTTTCTAACCCTGTTAACGCTAAATTGAGTAGCAATACTAATGATAGTATCGGAGAAGTAAACATTAGCGATACTTGGTACAGTGGACTAACCAGTACCCTGCCCAACGGAGTCGAAAACCTGACTCTGATTGGAGTTAATGCTATCAACGGTACAGGCAATAGCGGTAACAATATCCTCACTGGCAACAGTGCCAGCAATACCCTCAATGGCAGTACGGGAGTAGATACTCTGATTGGTGGTTTTGGGAACGACATTTATCAAGTTGACAGTACAACCGATATCATTACCGAAAATGCTGGTGAAGGAATTGACACCATTCAATCCTCTGTCACCTATACGATCGCCTCTCTAGCCAACATCGAAAACCTGACCTTAACCGGTTCTAGTTTTATTAATGGTGCGGGTAATTCTGCCAATAACATCCTCACCGGCAATAGTGCCAACAATACCCTCGATGGCAGTACGGGAGTAGATACTCTGATTGGTGGTTTTGGGAACGACATTTATCAAGTTGACAGCACAACCGATATCATTACCGAAAATGCTGGCGAAGGAATCGACACCATTCAATCCTCTGTCACCTATACGATCGCTTCTCTAGTCAACATCGAAAACCTGACCTTAACCGGTTCTAGCGTCATTAATGGTACAGGCAATGCTGCTAACAATTCTCTAACAGGCAATACTGCCAATAACACTCTCAATGGCAGCGATGGTAACGATACCCTCAATGGCGGTGCTGGTAATGACACCCTGATTGGCGGTAATGGCAACGATTATGCCGACTATTACAGTTCCACTGCCAGCGTTACCGTGAATTTAGCAATGGGAACCGCCAACGATGGTTTAGGAGGAACCGATACCCTCTCCCAAATTGAGAATGTCCAAGGCTCCAATACCGCAGGCGATAATCTCACCGGGGATGCCAATAATAATACCTTCTATGGCTATGGCAGTAATGACACCCTCAACGGTGGGGATGGTAATGATACCTTAATTGGTGGGACAGGTAATGATAGCCTCATTGGTGGCAATGGAACCGATACTGCCTACTATTACTTGGTGACGGGAGCAGTAACGGCTAACCTGGCCACAGGAATCGCTAGTGATGGCGAAGGGGGAACCGATACCCTTTCCCAAATTGAAAATATCCAAGGCTCCAATACCGCAGGCGATAATCTCACTGGTAATACGGGTGTTAATGTTCTTTACGGTTATGGCGGTGCAGATATCCTGACAGGGGGCGGCGGCAATGATCTTCTCTCTCTCGGTAGTGATACGTTTAAAGATACAGTTAACTATGCCAGTGGTGATGGGGTTGATACGGTTTACAACTTTGTGCGTGGAGTCGGTGGAGATATCCTCAAATTCACCAGCATAGCGGCTATTGATGTCCAGGTTTCTGGCACGAGTACCCTTTTTAAAGTGGGGGATGGAATCTCAGGTAATACTGGTTTTGGAACCGGAGCTTTACTGTTAACCACCAGTGCT contains:
- a CDS encoding 50S ribosome-binding GTPase, whose translation is MTEKSPQVQLDLSQGDRPSEPDNEEESLPTAIKSAWVNHLANLWNTTTTGLHKLRPIEKLTQGILKSFSVNEEQIAEILDKVRAELPTTEALLIGKPQAGKSSIVQGLTGVSPDIIGQGFRPHTQYTQRYTYPAQDLPLLIFTDTVGLGDLNQNTEALITDLLKELETDRQRARVLILTVKITDFATDSLRNIISQLRRQYAQIPCLLAVTCLHEVYPNLNFEHPPYPPDLAEIQRAFTAIQENFSPFYDRAILIDFTLEEDGYQPIFYGLETLRDTLAELLPEAEARAIHQLLAGETSKQLGNLYRDVARRYSLAFAIMAATLAAVPLPFATMPVLTALQVSLVGVLGKLYGQILSPSQAGGIVSHWCQLKPKCLLTKD
- a CDS encoding IS4 family transposase, translated to MARQHPRRKGNPDLRRKTNQPGVEIPEITKELFELLEPTMFTPLKYLQGTHEKMMRDRVLNLPVMVALVLSIVYRQIAGISEAVRLLEEEGLLWVASLKVSKQAVSKRMMNVPAEIFAILLKGVLEKAAEKGKKLQVGEKWEKIREKFSAVWIADGSTLEQIRKNMKISKEEKSKLGGKIMMVVEAFTQRPVTLWYTENDKSNDKIWCEELAAKLPENGLILVDMGFFSFVWFDLLTEAKKFFLTRFRAGTSYKTKQVLSQGSHYRDEIIIMGNYRSNPCKHPVRLVSVLWGTIWYQYLTNVLSPEQLSAEEVCDLYRRRWTIEEAFLLTKRLLGLAYLWVGNKNGVQIQIICTLIFYTVLNQLVGEVAIALNQPKEKISVEMVFRSLYYVAKAIARGEKPDTVTYLAERAKLFGLVKAERKRHREKAALNQQIWEPIPLS
- a CDS encoding sulfotransferase, with the protein product MTPKIHFISGLPRSGSTLLSALLRQNPRFHANMSSPVGGLVNTMLNAMSEDNEFSMFLSTEQKQALVLGIFSAYYQSQTDKSIIFDTNRLWCSKLPLINKLFPDAKMICCVRNVAWIMDSIEKLIRKNVFDVSRLFNNVGERATVYTRTEALGQGGRLVGFAHNALKEAFYGEYSSSLLLVDYDILTQAPENTLSLIYQFLDQEPYRHDFENVHYEASEFDNRLHTQGLHHVRPKVEFQPRSTILPPDLFAQFSRLSFWQNPSNSLANVIVAQSSVSSANKT